From Effusibacillus lacus, a single genomic window includes:
- a CDS encoding Tex family protein, which yields MAIIVPDFAQIISQELKIRKGQAEAAIKLLDEGNTIPFIARYRKEMTGELDENRLRLIQEKLETLRNLHSRREEVFRLITEQEKMSPELEAAIQQARNITELEDIYRPYRPKRKTRASVAREKGLEPLAEWLQTEGTGNVLAEAAKYISEEKGVSTAEEALQGALDIFAEEVADNAESRKLVRELTLKLGTIVSRAADSSVESVYEAYYEYEEPLGKIPPHRILAMNRGEREEILKVSIKVPVDEIIDRLKNRALPRTGEGMNNRMTVTDATPYLTEAIQDAYKRLIAPAVEREVRAILTEKAEEQAIVVFSGNLRQLLLQPPVRGKVVMGVDPAYRTGCKIAVVDETGKVLDIAVTYPTPPQNKVEEARKIVAGLIAKHGVDVIAIGNGTASRETEQFVADLIKQLPQEIVYVIVSEAGASVYSASKLAGEEFPNLDVAERSAISIARRLQDPLAELVKIDPKSVGVGQYQHDVSQKRLEEQLSFVVESAVNSVGVELNTASASLLSYVSGLSAAVAKNLVAFREENGKFRNREQIKKVPKLGPKSFQQSVGFLRIVDGDNPLDNTPIHPESYDATKSLLERMGFRLEAVSDPKQREALKEALQSLNMEKTAEELGIGIPTLRDIVDALLKPGRDPREELPPPVFRTDVLKIEDLVIGMILKGTVRNVVDFGAFVDIGLKNDGLVHISELADRYVRHPMDVVAVGDVVEVRVKNVDLNKGRVSLSMKGIKQIHHIS from the coding sequence CATTCCCGCCGGGAAGAAGTGTTTCGCCTCATCACCGAACAGGAAAAGATGTCTCCTGAGCTGGAGGCTGCCATTCAACAGGCCAGGAACATAACGGAACTTGAAGATATTTACCGCCCGTACCGCCCAAAGCGGAAGACCCGCGCATCGGTTGCGAGGGAGAAAGGTCTTGAACCGTTGGCCGAGTGGCTGCAGACTGAAGGGACAGGAAATGTTCTGGCAGAGGCGGCCAAGTACATATCGGAGGAAAAAGGCGTTTCCACAGCAGAGGAAGCCCTTCAGGGAGCGCTTGACATATTTGCGGAAGAGGTGGCCGACAACGCGGAAAGCCGGAAGCTGGTGCGGGAACTGACCCTGAAGCTGGGAACCATCGTCAGCCGGGCGGCAGATTCTTCCGTTGAGTCTGTCTACGAGGCTTATTACGAATATGAGGAGCCTTTGGGGAAAATCCCTCCTCATCGAATTCTCGCCATGAACCGGGGTGAACGGGAAGAAATCCTGAAAGTGTCGATTAAAGTTCCGGTGGATGAGATCATTGACCGGCTGAAAAATCGGGCACTGCCCAGAACTGGCGAAGGAATGAACAACCGGATGACCGTGACAGATGCGACTCCCTATTTGACAGAAGCCATCCAGGACGCCTATAAACGTCTGATTGCCCCTGCTGTGGAGCGGGAAGTACGTGCAATCCTCACCGAAAAAGCGGAGGAGCAGGCGATCGTCGTATTTTCGGGGAATCTGCGTCAGCTTCTGTTGCAACCGCCTGTTCGCGGGAAAGTCGTCATGGGTGTCGACCCGGCCTACCGCACCGGCTGCAAAATCGCTGTTGTGGATGAAACGGGAAAAGTGCTCGATATTGCCGTTACCTATCCGACACCCCCGCAAAACAAAGTGGAAGAAGCAAGAAAGATTGTTGCGGGACTGATTGCCAAGCATGGAGTTGACGTGATAGCCATTGGGAACGGCACTGCCTCCCGCGAAACGGAGCAGTTTGTGGCAGATCTGATCAAACAACTGCCGCAAGAGATTGTGTATGTAATTGTATCGGAGGCGGGCGCCAGCGTGTATTCCGCTTCCAAGCTGGCGGGTGAAGAGTTCCCGAACCTGGACGTGGCGGAAAGAAGTGCGATTTCCATAGCCCGTCGCCTGCAGGACCCGTTGGCGGAGCTGGTCAAGATTGATCCCAAATCGGTAGGCGTCGGACAGTACCAGCACGACGTGTCGCAGAAGCGTCTGGAAGAACAATTGTCCTTTGTGGTGGAATCGGCGGTCAACTCGGTTGGAGTGGAATTGAACACTGCGTCTGCGTCGCTCCTTTCCTACGTGTCCGGGCTATCCGCAGCTGTGGCGAAGAACCTGGTCGCTTTCAGGGAAGAGAACGGGAAGTTCAGGAATCGGGAGCAAATCAAGAAAGTGCCGAAGTTGGGGCCCAAGTCGTTTCAACAATCTGTAGGATTTCTTCGGATTGTGGACGGCGATAACCCGTTGGACAACACACCTATCCACCCGGAATCCTATGATGCAACCAAATCCTTGTTGGAACGAATGGGCTTTCGTCTGGAAGCAGTCAGTGATCCCAAGCAACGGGAAGCGTTGAAGGAAGCCCTCCAATCGTTGAATATGGAGAAGACAGCGGAGGAACTTGGTATTGGGATTCCTACACTTCGCGATATTGTGGATGCATTGTTGAAGCCGGGACGTGACCCGCGGGAAGAACTCCCGCCGCCGGTATTCCGAACGGATGTATTAAAGATTGAGGATTTGGTAATAGGCATGATTCTCAAAGGCACGGTTCGAAACGTTGTGGACTTCGGGGCGTTCGTTGATATTGGTCTGAAGAATGACGGGCTGGTGCATATCTCGGAACTTGCCGACCGTTATGTCCGCCACCCGATGGATGTGGTAGCAGTGGGTGATGTGGTAGAAGTCAGAGTAAAGAATGTGGACCTGAACAAGGGACGTGTGAGCCTCTCAATGAAAGGAATCAAACAGATACACCATATAAGTTGA
- the thiL gene encoding thiamine-phosphate kinase: METLNECGAGGQLRMRLRDIGEFGLIDLLRSKLNPADHTVVVGIGDDAAVLAYNAGAHVLLTTDMLVEGVHFRQDIIDFCSLGWKSVAASLSDIAAMGGTPRHAVVSLAIPPDAKVDSLERLYDGMAQICAEFETHVIGGDIVKTSGPLVISVSLTGEVAKGKALLRSGARPGDLVFVTGHIGGSAAGLAFLENDQKALIPADEQLELTNYHQRPIPQITAGKILAASEGCTSCNDISDGLASELNEIAKASGVGIHIEERRLPIAPSVRNFARFSSHCATNWALYGGEDYQLVGTLDPLRYEEVADQCHLQGIPLTLIGRVTQGSSVLMETEDGYEVLLQARGYNHFAE, translated from the coding sequence ATGGAAACGCTTAATGAATGTGGAGCGGGGGGACAACTTCGTATGCGCCTGCGCGATATTGGGGAGTTTGGATTAATAGACCTGTTGCGATCCAAATTAAATCCAGCCGATCATACAGTGGTTGTCGGGATCGGGGATGATGCGGCTGTATTGGCTTATAACGCCGGGGCGCATGTCTTGTTGACCACTGACATGCTGGTTGAAGGTGTGCATTTTCGCCAGGACATTATTGATTTTTGTTCCCTCGGCTGGAAGTCTGTCGCGGCTTCCTTGTCTGATATCGCCGCCATGGGAGGGACTCCCCGGCATGCGGTAGTGTCTTTGGCCATCCCGCCGGATGCCAAGGTTGACAGCCTGGAGCGGCTGTATGATGGGATGGCGCAGATTTGTGCGGAATTTGAAACCCATGTGATTGGCGGCGACATCGTAAAGACCTCGGGACCGCTCGTCATTTCCGTCAGTCTGACTGGGGAAGTGGCAAAGGGGAAAGCACTGCTTCGTTCGGGGGCAAGACCGGGGGATCTTGTGTTTGTAACAGGGCATATCGGAGGATCGGCTGCGGGACTTGCTTTTTTGGAAAACGATCAAAAAGCTCTCATACCGGCAGATGAACAACTGGAGCTGACCAACTATCACCAGCGGCCCATTCCCCAGATCACAGCGGGAAAGATTCTGGCGGCAAGCGAGGGGTGTACCTCCTGCAACGATATATCGGATGGGCTTGCCAGTGAGTTGAACGAGATTGCAAAAGCAAGCGGAGTCGGTATACATATTGAGGAACGGAGGCTGCCAATCGCCCCTTCCGTCCGCAATTTTGCCAGATTCAGCAGCCATTGTGCCACCAATTGGGCACTGTACGGCGGGGAAGATTATCAGCTTGTTGGCACTCTGGATCCCTTGCGGTATGAAGAGGTCGCAGACCAATGCCATTTGCAAGGCATTCCTTTGACATTGATTGGCCGGGTCACACAAGGGAGCAGTGTCTTGATGGAGACGGAAGACGGCTACGAGGTTCTGCTGCAAGCAAGGGGATACAATCATTTTGCCGAATAG
- a CDS encoding cation diffusion facilitator family transporter, which translates to MGVYSLERYDQIRMGERGAWVSITAYIALSVVKIITGGITQSQALIADGANNITDMFASVAVLIGLKLSRKPPDENHPYGHFRAETVASLIASFIMLAVGMQVVIQAFRSVMQGVTVTPDITAGWISLVCAAVMLAVYSFNSKLARRINSQAVMAAAKDNLSDALVSVGAAVGIFGSRLGLMWLDPLAAIIVGLLICRTGWGIFREASHNLTDGFDKDQLDKLQDTIQSIPGVDEVKDIKARTHGSHVLVDVVILVDPDLNVVESHEITEEIEELMWRKHKIRDVHVHIEPVENIKCSS; encoded by the coding sequence ATGGGGGTTTACAGTTTGGAACGTTACGATCAAATCCGGATGGGCGAGAGGGGTGCCTGGGTCAGCATCACCGCCTATATTGCCTTGTCTGTTGTGAAAATTATCACTGGCGGCATTACCCAGTCACAGGCGTTGATAGCAGATGGCGCCAATAACATCACGGATATGTTTGCTTCCGTTGCTGTACTGATCGGCCTAAAATTGTCGCGGAAGCCGCCGGATGAAAATCACCCTTACGGGCATTTCCGGGCGGAAACGGTAGCCTCCCTGATTGCCTCTTTCATCATGCTGGCGGTTGGTATGCAGGTGGTGATCCAAGCGTTCCGTTCTGTCATGCAGGGGGTAACCGTCACGCCGGATATCACTGCCGGGTGGATATCCTTGGTCTGTGCGGCTGTGATGTTGGCCGTGTACAGTTTCAATTCAAAACTGGCCCGAAGAATTAACAGTCAAGCGGTTATGGCCGCTGCGAAAGATAATCTTTCCGATGCTTTGGTCAGTGTCGGAGCGGCTGTCGGCATTTTTGGCTCCCGATTGGGCCTGATGTGGCTGGATCCTTTGGCTGCCATCATTGTCGGGCTCCTGATCTGCAGAACGGGGTGGGGCATCTTCCGGGAGGCGTCTCACAACCTGACGGATGGGTTTGACAAAGACCAACTGGACAAGTTGCAGGATACAATTCAATCGATTCCCGGTGTGGATGAGGTGAAAGACATTAAAGCGAGAACCCATGGCAGCCATGTTCTCGTCGATGTGGTGATTCTTGTTGACCCTGATCTGAACGTAGTGGAAAGCCACGAAATCACGGAAGAAATCGAAGAATTAATGTGGAGAAAACACAAGATCCGGGATGTGCACGTCCATATTGAACCTGTGGAGAACATCAAATGCAGCAGTTGA
- the tsaD gene encoding tRNA (adenosine(37)-N6)-threonylcarbamoyltransferase complex transferase subunit TsaD — translation MLQGKESLILGIETSCDETSAAVLRGGREVLSNIISSQVEIHRQFGGVVPEVASRRHVENVAVVVNEALAKAGVGLGDLSAVAVTYGPGLVGALLVGVTAGKAIAYAKSIPLIGVHHIAGHIYANFLAGGMEPPLVALVVSGGHTELIFMPEHGKFQFLGRTRDDAAGEAYDKVARSMGLSYPGGPLIDKLAAEGDPEAIVFPRAWLEEGSLDFSFSGLKSAVLNTLHNAEQRGRKLNPSDVAAGFQASVVDVLVEKTVLAVQKTGVNNVVVAGGVAANRGLRARLRERAAVEGFSVMFPPMSLCTDNAAMIAAAAHPLYARGLFHNLDLNAYASLPLTKWEEGPFVSLEK, via the coding sequence ATGCTGCAAGGCAAAGAGTCCCTGATTCTGGGGATTGAGACAAGTTGTGACGAAACCTCAGCCGCAGTTTTACGGGGAGGCCGGGAGGTCCTTTCCAACATAATTTCTTCGCAGGTGGAGATTCATCGGCAATTTGGCGGAGTGGTTCCGGAAGTGGCTTCGAGGCGGCATGTGGAAAACGTTGCGGTTGTTGTAAACGAAGCACTGGCGAAAGCGGGGGTGGGACTGGGCGACCTGTCAGCTGTGGCAGTGACATACGGTCCGGGTCTTGTCGGTGCCCTGTTGGTCGGTGTGACGGCAGGAAAAGCAATCGCTTATGCCAAATCCATCCCCTTGATCGGTGTACACCATATTGCGGGTCACATCTATGCCAACTTTCTGGCGGGCGGGATGGAACCTCCGTTAGTTGCGCTTGTTGTGTCAGGCGGACATACGGAGCTTATTTTCATGCCGGAACACGGCAAATTTCAATTTCTGGGCCGCACCCGGGATGATGCCGCGGGTGAAGCATACGACAAGGTGGCCCGTTCCATGGGACTCTCCTATCCGGGAGGACCTTTGATTGACAAGCTGGCGGCGGAAGGAGATCCGGAGGCCATCGTGTTTCCCCGGGCCTGGTTGGAGGAGGGGTCGCTGGATTTCAGCTTTTCCGGTCTCAAGTCGGCAGTCCTAAACACCCTTCACAACGCGGAACAGCGTGGAAGGAAGTTGAATCCTTCAGATGTTGCGGCCGGTTTCCAGGCATCCGTTGTAGATGTGCTAGTGGAAAAAACCGTTCTTGCCGTGCAAAAAACAGGAGTCAACAATGTGGTGGTGGCTGGAGGTGTCGCGGCCAACAGGGGACTGCGGGCAAGGCTGCGGGAACGGGCTGCCGTGGAAGGGTTTTCCGTGATGTTCCCACCGATGTCTCTCTGCACCGACAATGCGGCCATGATTGCGGCAGCGGCTCACCCTCTTTATGCAAGGGGGCTGTTCCACAACCTCGATTTGAACGCTTACGCGAGTCTGCCTTTAACCAAATGGGAAGAAGGGCCTTTTGTCAGTCTGGAGAAGTAA
- the rimI gene encoding ribosomal protein S18-alanine N-acetyltransferase, which produces MSEITYRQMHLSDIDRILEIERQSFSAPWSRSAFEAELTRNHFAKYIVVEVNGYVVGHAGMWIIIDEAHITNIAIDPAYRGRKLGEQLLARLMAMAVWNGAERMTLEVRVSNKAAQSLYQKMGFQNHGIRKAYYSDNGEDALIMWANLDPKQKESATMEG; this is translated from the coding sequence ATGAGCGAAATTACCTATCGTCAGATGCATTTATCCGATATTGATCGAATTTTGGAGATTGAACGGCAGTCCTTTTCCGCACCTTGGTCAAGATCCGCATTTGAAGCGGAATTGACGAGGAATCATTTTGCCAAATACATCGTGGTGGAAGTGAACGGCTATGTGGTCGGACACGCGGGAATGTGGATTATTATTGACGAAGCCCATATTACCAACATTGCGATTGATCCTGCCTACAGGGGAAGGAAATTGGGCGAGCAACTGCTGGCCCGTTTGATGGCGATGGCTGTCTGGAACGGGGCCGAGCGGATGACTCTGGAGGTTCGGGTGTCGAACAAGGCGGCGCAAAGCCTGTATCAAAAAATGGGGTTCCAGAATCACGGAATCCGCAAAGCTTACTATTCGGACAACGGAGAAGACGCTTTGATTATGTGGGCGAATCTGGACCCCAAACAGAAAGAATCGGCGACAATGGAAGGATAA
- the tsaB gene encoding tRNA (adenosine(37)-N6)-threonylcarbamoyltransferase complex dimerization subunit type 1 TsaB, with protein MPYLAIDTATQALTVAVGEPDLLLAEASVVVKKNHSNRLMPLIESLLASLDLQPDELKGIVVGHGPGSYTGVRIGVTTGKMMAWTLKVPLVGVSSLNGLARHFAALDALVCPMFDARRKQVYCSLYDRQPGDGRFIKLEPDALRKLEHLFQVVEQRLTHREMEGRPRRVLFAGDGAENYRELIQDRFGDGAMFPVSSDQKLVRAAYLLEEGIARIVAGETVEAETFVPEYLQLVEAEAKLLARQGQACGEEGA; from the coding sequence ATGCCCTATTTAGCAATTGACACGGCTACCCAGGCACTGACCGTTGCGGTTGGCGAACCTGACTTGCTGTTGGCGGAAGCTTCGGTGGTGGTCAAGAAGAACCATTCCAACCGGTTAATGCCGCTGATTGAGTCCTTGCTTGCAAGTCTTGATCTGCAACCTGACGAACTGAAAGGAATTGTAGTGGGGCATGGACCAGGCTCGTATACGGGTGTGCGAATTGGAGTTACAACGGGAAAAATGATGGCTTGGACCCTTAAGGTTCCCCTTGTCGGTGTGTCCAGTCTGAATGGGTTGGCACGTCACTTTGCAGCATTGGACGCTTTGGTCTGCCCTATGTTTGATGCACGAAGAAAACAGGTTTACTGTTCGTTGTACGACAGACAGCCGGGAGATGGACGATTCATCAAACTGGAACCGGATGCGTTAAGGAAACTGGAGCACCTTTTCCAGGTGGTGGAACAGCGTCTGACTCATCGGGAGATGGAAGGCAGACCGCGTCGGGTTCTGTTTGCCGGGGACGGTGCCGAGAATTACCGGGAGTTGATTCAGGACCGGTTTGGAGATGGAGCCATGTTTCCGGTCAGTTCTGATCAGAAACTGGTTCGGGCGGCCTATCTGCTTGAGGAGGGAATCGCCCGGATTGTAGCGGGGGAAACCGTTGAAGCAGAGACGTTTGTTCCGGAATACCTGCAATTGGTGGAAGCGGAAGCGAAACTGCTTGCCCGACAAGGCCAAGCTTGCGGTGAGGAAGGTGCCTGA
- the tsaE gene encoding tRNA (adenosine(37)-N6)-threonylcarbamoyltransferase complex ATPase subunit type 1 TsaE, which translates to MFQRITHSPDQTQSIAERLAALLEPGDILTLSGDLGAGKTTFTQGLAKGLAVEDPVNSPTFTLIREYEGRIPLYHMDVYRLGDKAGAENLGIDEYLYGDGVCVIEWAEYIASLLPEEYLDIAIRKTGESERQIQISGKGKRYAGLIKELDQTCPI; encoded by the coding sequence ATGTTCCAGAGAATCACTCACTCACCGGATCAGACACAATCGATTGCAGAAAGGCTTGCGGCACTTCTGGAACCCGGCGATATCCTGACGTTGTCAGGAGATTTGGGAGCGGGGAAGACCACCTTTACTCAAGGGCTCGCCAAGGGGCTTGCTGTGGAAGACCCGGTCAATTCCCCGACCTTTACCCTGATCCGGGAGTATGAAGGGCGCATTCCGTTGTACCACATGGATGTCTATCGGCTCGGGGACAAGGCGGGCGCGGAAAATCTGGGAATTGACGAGTACCTTTACGGTGACGGCGTATGTGTCATCGAATGGGCGGAATATATTGCATCTCTGCTGCCGGAAGAGTATCTGGATATAGCAATCCGCAAGACCGGCGAATCGGAGCGGCAGATTCAAATATCAGGCAAAGGGAAGAGATATGCAGGATTGATCAAGGAGTTGGACCAGACATGCCCTATTTAG